In Mycteria americana isolate JAX WOST 10 ecotype Jacksonville Zoo and Gardens chromosome 3, USCA_MyAme_1.0, whole genome shotgun sequence, a single genomic region encodes these proteins:
- the PTCRA gene encoding pre T-cell antigen receptor alpha isoform X2, with product MEVPWVLLAAALSPTAGRATRPLPTLAPPLSMVVAGQRRQLVVCVVSDLAPGSGHAVWISSGNGSILQSFAYGDSQEDGGTACAVSLLPNDPLAEGDLACHVGPNRTSPAHSSSPIRVTGNEEVAEPCPGSMAAPLARASAALLVAVRVVLLKVALSDALLTSILLTQS from the exons ATGGAggtgccctgggtgctgctggctgccg CCCTGTCCCCCACAGCTGGCAGGGCCACTAGGCCACTGCCCACCCTGGCCCCACCACTGAGCATGGTGGTGGCTGGGCAGCGCCGGCAGCTGGTGGTCTGCGTGGTCAGCGACCTGGCTCCCGGCTCTGGCCATGCCGTTTGGATCTCCAGTGGGAATGGCAGCATCCTGCAGTCCTTTGCCTATGGGGACTCCCAGGAGGATGGTGGCACCGCCTGCGCCGTCTCCCTCCTCCCCAACGACCCACTGGCCGAGGGGGATCTCGCCTGCCACGTGGGGCCCAACAGGACCTCCCCGGCCCACAGCTCCAGCCCCATCCGCGTCACGG GCAATGAGGAGGTGGCAGAGCCGTGTCCCGGCAGCATGGCCG CACCTCTGGCCCGTGCCTCAGCGGCCCTGCTCGTGGCCGTCCGGGTGGTGCTGCTGAAGGTCGCGCTTTCCGATGCCCTCCTCACCTCCATCCTCCTCACCCAGAGCTGA
- the PTCRA gene encoding pre T-cell antigen receptor alpha isoform X3, producing the protein MVVAGQRRQLVVCVVSDLAPGSGHAVWISSGNGSILQSFAYGDSQEDGGTACAVSLLPNDPLAEGDLACHVGPNRTSPAHSSSPIRVTGNEEVAEPCPGSMAAPLARASAALLVAVRVVLLKVALSDALLTSILLTQS; encoded by the exons ATGGTGGTGGCTGGGCAGCGCCGGCAGCTGGTGGTCTGCGTGGTCAGCGACCTGGCTCCCGGCTCTGGCCATGCCGTTTGGATCTCCAGTGGGAATGGCAGCATCCTGCAGTCCTTTGCCTATGGGGACTCCCAGGAGGATGGTGGCACCGCCTGCGCCGTCTCCCTCCTCCCCAACGACCCACTGGCCGAGGGGGATCTCGCCTGCCACGTGGGGCCCAACAGGACCTCCCCGGCCCACAGCTCCAGCCCCATCCGCGTCACGG GCAATGAGGAGGTGGCAGAGCCGTGTCCCGGCAGCATGGCCG CACCTCTGGCCCGTGCCTCAGCGGCCCTGCTCGTGGCCGTCCGGGTGGTGCTGCTGAAGGTCGCGCTTTCCGATGCCCTCCTCACCTCCATCCTCCTCACCCAGAGCTGA
- the PTCRA gene encoding pre T-cell antigen receptor alpha isoform X1, whose amino-acid sequence MPFGSPVGMAASCSPLPMGTPRRMVAPPAPSPSSPTTHWPRGISPATWGPTGPPRPTAPAPSASRVRPCCHPFCPSCPLLPSLVPRWPPRMGAGGEQVQGPAGQRCCPNQRVQEGVCGWPHCTPGAGPLLPPQLLSHPTGNEEVAEPCPGSMAAPLARASAALLVAVRVVLLKVALSDALLTSILLTQS is encoded by the exons ATGCCGTTTGGATCTCCAGTGGGAATGGCAGCATCCTGCAGTCCTTTGCCTATGGGGACTCCCAGGAGGATGGTGGCACCGCCTGCGCCGTCTCCCTCCTCCCCAACGACCCACTGGCCGAGGGGGATCTCGCCTGCCACGTGGGGCCCAACAGGACCTCCCCGGCCCACAGCTCCAGCCCCATCCGCGTCACGGGTACGGCCCTGCTGCCACCCCTTCTGCCCGTCTTGCCCGCTGCTGCCTAGCCTGGTGCCCCGGTGGCCCCCGAGGatgggggccggcggggagcaggTGCAAGGCCCTGCGGGCCAACGTTGCTGCCCCAACCAGCGGGTGCAGGAAGGGGTTTGTGGCTGGCCCCACTGCACACCTGGTGCTGGGCCActgctgcctccccagctgctctctcatcCCACAGGCAATGAGGAGGTGGCAGAGCCGTGTCCCGGCAGCATGGCCG CACCTCTGGCCCGTGCCTCAGCGGCCCTGCTCGTGGCCGTCCGGGTGGTGCTGCTGAAGGTCGCGCTTTCCGATGCCCTCCTCACCTCCATCCTCCTCACCCAGAGCTGA
- the CNPY3 gene encoding protein canopy homolog 3, giving the protein MAAAAAALLLAAAAALAGGDDSDWVRLPSKCEVCKYVAVELKSAFEETGKTKEVIDTKYGFLDGKGSAVKYTQSDIRLIEVTENICKRLLDYNLHKERSGSNRFAKGMSETFETLHNLVHKGVKVVMDIPYELWNETSAEVADLKKQCDVLVEEYEDVIEDWYRHHQMEDLSQFLCADHVLKGKDTSCLAEKWTGKKGDLASVGEKQSKKKSGKKKKKGRKDESEEAASLPAAGEALEESGVQEEAPLTHSPADEL; this is encoded by the exons atggcggcggcggcagcggcgctgctgctggcggcggcggcggcgttggCGGGAGGCGATGACTCGGACTGGGTGCGACTGCCCAGCAAGTGCGAGG TGTGCAAATACGTGGCAGTGGAGCTGAAATCCGCTTTTGAGGAGACCGGCAAGACCAAGGAGGTGATTGACACCAAGTATGGCTTCCTGGATGGGAAGGGCTCTGCTGTCAAGTACACGCAGTC GGACATCCGGTTAATCGAGGTGACAGAGAACATCTGCAAGCGGCTGTTGGATTACAACCTGCACAAGGAGAGGAGCGGCAGTAACAGATTCGCAAAG GGCATGTCGGAGACGTTCGAGACCCTGCACAACCTGGTGCACAAGGGTGTCAAGGTGGTGATGGACATTCCCTACGAGCTGTGGAACGAGACCTCCGCTGAGGTGGCTGACCTCAAAAAGCAG TGCGACGTGCTGGTGGAGGAGTACGAAGATGTGATCGAGGACTGGTACAGGCACCACCAGATGGAGGATCTCTCCCAGTTTCTCTGCGCCGACCACGTGCTAAAAGGGAAGGACACAA gctGCCTGGCGGAGAAGTGGACTGGCAAGAAGGGTGACTTGGCAAGCGTGGGGgagaaacagagcaagaaaaagagtgggaagaagaagaagaagggccggaaggatgAGAGCGAGGAAGCTGCCAGCCTCCCGGCCGCAGGGGAGGCCCTGGAGGAGAGCGGGGTGCAGGAGGAGGCTCCGCTCACCCACAGCCCAGCCGATGAGCTGTAG
- the GNMT gene encoding glycine N-methyltransferase has protein sequence MVDSVYRTRSLGVAAEGLPDQYADGQAARVWQLYIGDTRSRTAEYRSWLLALLRQHRCRSVLDVACGTGVDSIMLLEEGFQVTSVDASDKMLKYALKERWERRKEEPFDRWVIEEANWLTLEKDLEKPGDGFDAVICLGNSFAHLPDFKGDQSDHKLALRNIASMVRPGGVLVIDHRNYDHILATGCAPPGKNIYYKSDLTKDITTSVLLVNNKAHMVTLDYTVQVPPTEVGAAPELSKFRLSYYPHRLEAFTALLKGAFQGKCQHSVLGDFQPYTPGQAHVPCYFIHVVKKTA, from the exons ATGGTGGACAGCGTGTACCGGACGCGGTCGCTGGGGGTGGCGGCGGAGGGGCTGCCGGACCAGTACGCGGACGGGCAGGCGGCCCGCGTGTGGCAGCTGTACATCGGGGACACGCGGAGCCGCACGGCCGAGTACCGCAGCTGGCTCCTGGCGCTGCTCCGCCAGCACCGCTGCCGCTCCGTCCTCGACGTGGCCTGCGGCACCGG GGTGGACTCCATCATGCTGCTCGAGGAGGGCTTCCAGGTGACCAGCGTCGATGCCAGCGACAAGATGCTCAAGTACGCGCTGAAGGAGCGCTGGGAGCGGCGCAAGGAGGAGCCCTTCGACCGATggg TCATTGAGGAGGCCAACTGGCTGACACTGGAGAAGGACCTGGAGAAGCCAGGGGACGGGTTTGACGCAGTCATCTGCCTGGGCAACTCCTTTGCGCACCTGCCTGACTTCAAAG GGGACCAGAGTGACCACAAGCTGGCCCTGAGGAACATCGCTAGCATGGTGCGGCCCGGGGGTGTCCTGGTCATTGACCACCGCAACTACGATCACATCCTGGCCACGGGCTGCGCACCACCTGGCAAGAACATCTACTACAAG AGCGACTTGACCAAAGACATCACCACCTCAGTGCTGCTGGTAAACAACAAGGCGCACATGGTGACCCTGGACTACACGGTGCAGGTCCCCCCCACCGAGGTGGGGGCAGCCCCAGAGCTGAG CAAGTTTCGGCTCTCGTACTACCCGCACCGGCTGGAGGCCTTCACGGCCCTGCTGAAAGGCGCCTTCCAGGGGAAGTGCCAGCACAGCGTCCTGGGCGACTTCCAGCCCTACACGCCGGGGCAGGCCCACGTCCCCTGCTACTTCATCCATGTCGTGAAGAAGACGGCCTGA